The following DNA comes from Mycobacteroides immunogenum.
CAACAGATCATCCGCTGTGTCGCGGATGTACTCGGTGATCTCACGCACCAACGGGGTATCGGGGATTTCAATTCCGGCAATGTCGGTCATGGCATGTCCTTCGTGTCGTGAAACTCTGTCTCCTACGAGTCTGTGGGCCCCCAGACCGCAGGTGATAGGTGTCCAACCGTCATCGATCCCACAGATCCGGACATGTGCACGAGCGTGCATCTGCGATCCTGGGGGCATGTCCGATGAGCGGCTGGTCATGATCGTCGTGTTCGACGGCATGAAGCTGCTTGACTTGGCGGGACCCGCCGAGGTGTTCGCCGAGGCCAACCGATTTGGTGCCAACTACCGGCTGGTGGTCGCGTCCGTCGATGGCCAGGATGTGGCCACGTCCATCGGATCGCCCTTCTCGGTGGCCGCAACGATCGACTCCATCGAGTCGGCAGACACCGTGCTCGTGGCGGGCGGCGACGTCCTGATCGGCCGCCCGCTCGACACCGCGCTGGTCGACGCGTTGGGCCATGTGCAGGCACGCTGCAGGCGGATCGCATCGATTTGCACCGGCGCCTTCCTGCTGGCACAGGCGGGAGTGCTGAACGATCGCCGTGCCACCACACACTGGCGCCACACCGGCCTGCTGCAACGCGCCTTCCCCAACACCACCGTCGAACCCGATGCGATATTCGTCAGGGATGCAAACGTTTTCACCTCGGCAGGGGTATCAGCGGGCATCGATCTGGCCTTGGCCCTGGTCGAGGACGACCACGGTTCTGACATGGTCCGGGACGTGGCACGGTCACTGGTCGTCTACCTCAAACGAGCAGGAGGGCAATCACAGTTCTCCGTCTTCGTGGAGTCGGCGCCACCCGCGGGTTCGGCGCTGCGTCCGGCTACCGACGCGATAGCCGCCGATCCCGCCGCCGACCACAGCGTGGCCAAGCTGGCCGCGCGGGCCGCACTCAGCGCGCGCCAGCTCACCCGGCTCTTTCACACCGAACTGGGTATCACCCCGGCGCGATACGTGGAGCTCGTCCGCATAGATACCGCGCGCGGGGCGTTGGATGCCGGCAGCACTGTCGCCGAGGCCGCCCGGATCGCCGGGTTCGGGAGCTCGGAAACGCTGCGGCGAGTGTTCGTCGGCGAGCTGGGTGTCTCACCGAAGGCCTACCGCGACCGATTCCGCACCGCGGCACGCTAGTGGCCGCGTGCTACCCACTCGTCGTAGTGCACGATCTCGTCGCCAATCGTGGTGGTGTCGCCGTGGCCCGTGTAGACCACGGTGTCCTCGGGCAGCGGGCCGAGCCGGCCCGAAATGGATCGCAGAATGGTCGGGAAATCGGAGAACGACCTCCCGGTAGCACCCGGGCCGCCCTGGAACAGCGTGTCCCCCGAAAAGACCGAGCGCAGCTCGGGCGCGTACCAGCACACCGATCCCGGTGAGTGGCCCGGCGTGTGCAAGGCGTGCAGCTCCAGGCCACCGACCGGCAGCACCATATCGTCCTGAACCTTGCGGAAGTCCTTGTCCGGATGCGTCATTCGCCACAGGACCTCGTCCCCAGGATGCAGCAGCACCGGAGCGTCCAGCGCTTGACCCAGCTCTGGAGCGACGGTGATGTGATCGTTATGGCCGTGAGTGCATACCACCGCGACCACATTGCGGCCCGCGACCGCCTCGATGATCGGTTCCGCGGAATGGGCGGCGTCGAAAACCACCACATCGTCACCTTCGCCAACGATCCAGATGTTGTTGTCGACTTCCCAACTGCCGCCGTCAAGTTCGAAGGTTCCGCGAGTTATGACCCGTTCGATTCCACTCATTCATCGACCTTTCGCATGCCCTCAGTATCGCGGATCACCCCAGCACCGTTCTATGGCACGCCACGGATCTGCGAACTGTCCGCCGAGACCACGGTACGGCGACCGCGACTTCAACCCGGCTCGCACGATCGGGACCAACAACCGCAGCGGGGCGCGTCTCCACCCCACCGCAGCGCTGGTCTCCGCGTGCATCGCGTGCAGTGAATGACTCTGGAATGCAAGGACTTCCTGGGAGCGTTGGGTATCCATCCAATCGGTGGCGAACCATGCTCCGTCCTTGTCCGGATCTCCGCGGCGCCCTGGTGGGATGCCGCCGGCAAGCCCCATGGCCGCGGCCGTTTCCGACGCGACCGCCAGCTGGGTGGTGCGATGGGACTCGTCGCCACCGATGAGAAACACCTCGCCGATATGGCTTGTTGTTATCGCGGCACAGAAGGCACTGGCGACATCGCGCACGTCGACGGTCTGGATGCGGCCGTCGGCCGGAAGGACCGCCTCGAACCGCACCAAGTTGGGATCGATGCTCCAGCGCGGTGCCGCCGTCAGTACACCGCCAAGCCGCAACACCACCCAGTCAAGCCCCGACGCCCTGACGAGTTCTTCTGCCGCGACCTTATGGGCACCGTAAAGGTCGCTCGGACACACCGGCGTATTCGCCGTCAGCAATTCGTTGTCGCGATAGGGATTACGCGCCCCATAGACCGCGACGCTGGAGGCGAGGACGAAACGTGAGGGTGACGGCAGCCGCGAAGCCGCGGCGATCAAATGCCCCACAGCTTCGACGTTGACCTGCTGTGCCAGCGAGCGATTCATGTAGCAGAAAGGTGGGATCAGCGCGGCCAGGTGAACGATTGCCCGTGGGGCGACGGACCCCAGCAAGGACTCGACCTCTGCACCGGAGGTGAGGTCTGCCCAGCGCACCTCGGCACCGCGGGGCAGGCGCTGCGCGCTGCGCAAATTGGCCGAGGTGCGCAGGTCAGTGGCGACCACGGGGTATCCCTGGGCGGCCAGTGTTGCCACGACCTGCGACCCGACCAATCCGAACGCACCGGTCACCAGGATTTGACTGTCGCCCACGCATACCTCCGATAGACAGGTGTCCACTATCGCCCAGAAACCAGACACCTGTCCAGCAGGCCTAGGCGCTGACCACCGCGGCGGCCCGCCGGGCGTAGTCCGGGGCGTGTTCGGGTCGCACACCGATGCCAATGAAGTACGCCGGGATCACGGTGAGCCACCGGAAACGGGAGATGATCGGCAATAGCCGCCCAGCACCGCTGAGCTTCCTACCGGTGAAAATCGGGTCCAGCAGATACCGGTGCGCCACGAGCTGAACGGCCTGGGTGACCACCGCTGGGAACATGCGCCGGCCCTGCACTGCGGCCAAATCCTCACGGGTAAGGCGCTTGTGACGCAGCGGCTCGGCGAGGATGCGCGCCGCCGCAACGGCGTCTTGCACCGCGAGGTTGATCCCCACACCACCCAAACCCGACATCGCGTGGGCCGCATCGCCTATGCACAGCAGCCCGTCGGTGTACCAGCGGGACAACCGGTTGACCCGAACGTCCAGCAGTTTGACCTCATCCATGGATTCGATCTCGTCGACCACATCGGCCAGCTCGGGCACCACATCGGCAAGGTCGCGGCGGAACGCCTCGACACCCCGCGCCCGCAACCGCGCGTCGTCGCCCTTGCGTATGAACTGGGGAATCTGCAGGTAGCCCTGTCGCGGGATGATCCCGAGCAGTTTTCCGTCCTTGAAGCGCGGGACCAGCTCCTCGCCGATTCCCGGCACCCGCGGCGCGCGGAACCACCAGATGTCGGTGCCCACCGCGAATTCGCGGGGCACGAGCCCGGCTTCCCGACGGCACAGCGACCAGCGTCCGTCGCACACGAGGGTCAGATCCGCACGCAGCTCACCGGCGCCGTCCGGGCTCTCATACTGGACACCGGCAACCCGGCCGGACTCATCCCACAGCAAGCCGGTCACCTCGTGACGCATGCGCAGGTCGAAATCCGGTTCCTCCCTTCCCGCTTCGGCCAACATGTCCAGCAGGTCCCATTGCGGCACCATTGCGATGTAGGGGTGCGGGGTACGTAGCCGAGTCAAATCGGCCATCGGGACCCGTCGGCCATCCGGCGTGGTCACCATCATCCGCTGAAGCTTTGTGTGGGGCAGTTTGTCGAATCGTTCGAACAGGCCCAGCTCGTCGAGCACCTGCAGGGTGGATGGGTGCACGGTGTCGCCCCGAAAGTCTCGTAAGAAGTCTCCGTGCTTTTCCAGCACGACCACCTCCACCCCGGCCCGGGCTAGGAGCAAGCCCGCGAAAATCCCTGCCGGACCGCCACCCACCACGACACATGTCGTCTTCTCGCTCATGTTCTCGCCCCTTCCAGGTATTCACTCACCGTTGAAATTCAAGTACAGATTACATTTAATCAAGTTCCATGTCTAGGGGTATCATCGGACTGTGACCTCAGCAAAGGCAGCTACCCACGTCACGGAAGACTTGGTGAACGCGGCGCTGCAGGCGGCGCACACACTGGGCAAGGACGTCGCGGACGTGCCCCTGGTGGAAGTCGCCCGCGCCGCCGGGGTGTCCCGAAGCACGCTGTTGCGCCGTTTGGGTGGCACCCGGCAGGCCCTGGACGCCGCGGTGCGAGAGACGGGTGTCGACCCGGGAGGCCGGGCGCCGGTGCGCGAGCGTGCGACCTTCGCCGCTGCTGAACTGATCGACGAACGCGGTTTGGCAGCAGTCACTCTGGAAGCGGTGGCGGCCAGAGCGGACTGCTCTGTACACAGTCTCTATGCCACGTTCGGTGGCCGAGACGAACTGATGCGGGCCACCTTCGACAGGTTCGGGCCCATCGTGGACATCGAAGACACCGTGGCCGATCCATCAGCCGATACGGAAGAGAAGCTGCACCGCATCTATCAGCGCCTCGCGGAGGCTTTCAGCCACAAGCCCCGGGTCATGCCCGCGATGTATGCCGAGATCATTTCGCGCCCCTCCGATCCCTCGGTGCGCAAGCTCATCGAGCACAACGCACCACGCATGCTCGCCAGCGTCGGTCAGTGGCTGTCCAGTGAGATTGCCGCGGGCCGCATTCGGGATCTGCCGGTTCCTGTGCTGACGCAACAGCTCATCGCGCCCGTCGTCATGCATACCGCTTTCCGCCCCGCGGCGGAGGGAGTGCTCGGATTGGACTTCCCGGACATTCAAGAAGTCTGCAAGATGTTCGCCGAGGCCTTCCTCCATGGCGTCCGGGTTCCGGCGGCGCCGCGTGGCTAGTGTCATTTCATGACAACGGCGTTCGTGCTCTCCGGTGGAGCCAGCCTGGGCTCGATCCAGGTGGGCATGCTGCTCGCCATGGCCGAGGCCGGCATCACGCCCGACCTGATCGTCGGAACGTCGGTCGGGGCCCTCAACGGCGGCTGGATCTCCTCACGGCCCGACGTTGACGGCATCAACGGCCTGGCCGACCTGTGGCGGTCCCTCTCGCGTAAGGACGTATTTCCCACCAATCTTTCGGTGGGATTCCTTGGCTTCATCGGCCAGCGGCAAAGCCTGGTATCGGACTCGGGGCTGCGACGTCTCCTCAAGGAACACTTACTGTTTCGCAGGCTTGAAGACGCACCGATCCCTCTGCATGTGGTCGCGACCGACGTACTCACCGGCAAGGACGTCCTGCTGTCCAGCGGGAATCCGATCGACGCCATCGCCGCCAGTGCCGCGGTCCCCGCGGTGTTGCCGCCGGTACGGATCGTCGGGCGCGACCTCATGGACGGCGGCGTGGTGAACAACACCCCGCTCTCGCACGCCGTGGCACTCGGCGCCACCGAGATCTGGGTGCTGCCCACCGGATATGCCTGTGCTCTCACCGAAACACCCAGGGGTGCAGTGGCTATGGCTTTGCATGCGATGACTCTGGCCATCAACCAGCGCCTGGTCGCCGATGTGAGTCGATTCGAGGGTAGCGTCGATCTACGAGTGGTGCCGGGGCTATGCCCGGTCCGTACCTCACCGGCAGATTTCTCGCACGCCGACGAACTCATCGGCCGCGCACGCGAACAGACCCGCAGATGGCTACTCATGCCGAGATTCAAGATCAATCAGGCCGATCTGCTGGAACACCACCACAACTGAGTGCCGGGCGCCTCGCCCTAGCCATAGGACTCAGCACTCAAAGCCTCGTCGAATAAAGCGACTACTACAGTGGCGGCATGGAGCTCTACGACGTCATGCGCACAACATTCGCTGCACGTGAGTTCACCGGGGAGCCGCTGCCCGACAACGTGTTAGACCGCATCCTGGACAACGCCCGATTCGCGCCGAGCGGCGGCAATCGTCAGGCCGGTCACATCATTGTGGTGAACGACCCGAATATGCGAGAGAGCCTCGCCAAGGCGACAGCGCCAGGTGCACGCCGGTATTTCGCGCAGATCAAAGCCGGAGAGTCACCGTGGAACCCGGTCAGCCCCACCACCGTCAGCGCAGCATCCATCGCCGCCACCGCGGTTCCCGAGTCGGTGCTCAGCCCACTGCGCACCGCGTCGGTTGTCCTTGTCGTCTGCGTCGACCTGCGATTGATCGCCGCGACGGATCAGGACCTGCATCGTGTCGGGGTCATCAGCGGTGCTTCGATCTACCCCTTGGTGTGGAACATCCTGCTGTCCGCGCGGGCAGAGGGATACGGCGGCACCCTGACCACCATGGCAGTGGCACAAGAACCTCAGGTGCGTGACCTGCTGGGTATCCCCGATACCCATGCGGTCGCAGCAGTCTTGCCCATCGGCAAACCGGTCAAACAACTGACGAAGCTACGTCGCAATGGTGTCGATGAGTTCGTCACCCGCGAAAGGTTCGACGGGGCACCGTACCTCACCGGGAACAGCTGAGCTTCTGAGCGTGAGTAGCGCTTATCTTCTGGTGTCATGCGGCATCGTGGAAGACCAGACCCAAGGTGTACCGGGTACCGCTGCGGATCACTGATACCCCGTGCCGCACCGGTGCCGCCGACCAGCCACGCACCGATTGCACCGGCCGATCCCGGGTAGTGAAAACCAGCCCATGTCCGTGCGGGATTGTCACGGCAGTTCCGCGCGATTGAGCCCGGGGGCGCTGCTCATAGAGCAGAAACTCCCCACCCGTATGGTCGACATCCGGGGTGCTGAGATTGACGACCACTTGGAGCGGAAATATCAATTCGCCGTAGAGATCTCGATGCAACGCGTTCCAGTCACCCACGCCATACTTGAGCAAGATGACCGTCGACTTGTCCTGCCCCGCGTCATGGCACATTCGCAGCCATTGGTCTAGATCATCGGGCCAGGGGGCCCGTCGACCAAGCCGGCCCCACCAATCTCGTGCGATGGGAAGCAATCTGGGATACAGCGCGTGCTTCAGCGCCACCACTGCCTCGGGATAGGGCTGAGCGAAGTATCGATACTCACCTTCCCCGAAACGGTGCCTGCTCATGTTGACCGTCGAGCGAAATCGGCTCGCATCGGAATACAGCCCCGCAATCTCGGCAGCCTCCCCGGCGGTCAGCAGTTGCCCAGTGATGGCGCACCCCAGAGCATCCAAATCAGCCTGAACACGGCACCAGTCGGTGCCATCGACTCTTTCTCGCCACGAACTCATGCAACGCGCTCCAGGTCAAGCAACAGTCGTTTGGCTTCCACCCCGCCGAGGTAGCCGCCCATCGTGCCATCACTGCGCACCACCCGATGGCACGGCACCACAACCGGCAGCGGGTTGGTCGCGCACGCGGTGCCCACTGCGCGAACAGCTTTCGGGTTACCGGCGAGTTTGGCCACCGCGGCATAACTTGCGGTCTGCCCGTAGCCGATCTCGTGTAAGTGATGCAAGACTGTGCTGCGAAATCCTGCCGACAAGCGCCAGTCCAGCGGCACTCCGAAGTCGTGGCGGGCGCCCGCGAAATATTCATCGAGTTCTCGGGCCACCGCGTCAAGACGCCCTGGTACATACAAGATGCGGGGGCTGATCTTGTCCGCGAGATGCTGCAGAACCGCGTCGTGGTCCTCGCGGGCGTAGGCGACACGAATGAGACCTTGCTCGGTGGCCGCCACCAAGAGCGGCCCAACCGGTGCGTCGAGAACCCGGTAGGCGATGTCTAGGACGGCGTCGCGCTGGGCCGCCGCGGCCAAACGGGCCCGAAGTTCGGACAGCTTGTCGGCATCGTCGCCGACGCGCACCAGGCTATGAATGAATTCAGTGTTGTTCATTGTGCTCTCCCAGGTAGGGCATATGTGCGTCTGAGCGCGGCGATGCCGTCGGCGGCCGCCCGACGCGAGGCAGCTGCGCTGCCACCGAGAATCGCGGCTACGTCGTTGTAGGGCAGACCGGCCAGGTAGTGGTAGGCAACCGCGTGTTTCTGTTTGTCGGGCAAACGATCCAAGGCCTCGATCAGATCGTCGTCAGGTTCAGCGTCCGGAGCCGTCGGCGTCTCGGGGACGGCATCGGTGGGAATCGCTCGCCGGGTACGGGCGCGGGTGATGTCGACCGACTTTCGATGCGCGATCGTCACCAGCCAAGCCTCGATGTTCGCATCGGCAGGAAGGTCCGGATAGGCCTTCATGGCAGCCAGAAAGGTGTCCGACCATGCGTCGTCCGCATCGGTCGGTCCGACAACAGCGCGGCACACCCGCAACACCGTGGGGCCGTGATCGCTCACCACGGTCTCGAAGGGCTGTTTGGCTTTCACACTGGGTAGACGCTCCTGCGCACGGTTTCGTGAGGTCTCAATGTTGCCCGATCCTGCGCGTTCCAAGTCCAAGAGATAGCGTTTGCGGCCCCGGTAGTGATGCGGTGACCCCGCCGGCGTCACTCACGCTGTCACGAATATCGGAGATCACACTGATTTCCCCAGGCAGCCTCGTGTTTGATCGAATGGACGTGCCAGTCAGCGATCTGAAACGAGCAACCCGTGAACGCACAAGACGAACCGGACACCGCACCGGACGAAACAGATACCGCTATGCCTGAGGAGACAAACACCGAGGCTCCGGCATTGATCACCGCAGCCGGGTTGGGCGTGGACGGCGAGCACGGTCCGCTCTTCTCGGGCATCGACCTCGAACTCTCCGCTGGCTTTCATGCCATCCAGATGCCTGGTGGCCCCGGACAGCACTGCCTGCTGCTCGCCCTGGCCGGCCGGCTCCAAGCGAGCCACGGCACCGTCACCGTGATGGGCGACAGCCAACCGCGGGCAATCCGTCGGCACTGCGCTATCGCCGCGTTCGCCGATATCGACGAGCTTGAAGAAACCGTGACGGTCCAGACCGTGCTCTCCGAACAACGCAACTGGCTCGCGCCGTGGTTCTCCCGTGTCCCCACCGGCTCCGGGCGCGACAAGCTGCACGAGGTGTTCGGCGAGCTCCCGCCTCCCTCGGGCGAGACATTCATTGTCGAACTGTCCGACCTGGATCTGTTTTTGCTGCGCATCACCCTGGCGCTGCTCTCGGACCGGCCCATCCTGGTGGTAGGCGACTTGGAACAGGTGCGTGACAACGCGCGCCGGACCCTGGCGGTCGAGCGGCTCGGCGTGATCGCGCAAAGCCGCACCGTAGTTGTCGGGGTGACCAACCCGCTGGGCGCCGAGGCACCCATCCATGACTTACACGATCACCGCATCCTCACCGGGAGGGACTAGCCCATGCTCGCTGGACTCGCATTCGGCTCAGAAATAAAGCGTTTCGGGCGCAGTCGCATGACGCGCGCCGCCATCGTGGTTCTCATGCTGCTGCCGCTGGTGTACGGCGCGCTGTATCTATGGGCCTACTGGGACCCCTTCGGCCACGTGAACAAGATGCCAGTGGCGCTGGTCAATGCCGACAAGGGCGCCACCGTTTCCGGCCAACACGTCAACATCGGCGAGGAGATCTCCAAGAGCCTGACCGCCGACGGCAGTATGGATTGGCACGTCCTGAGCCTGGACGAGGCACGCAGTGGAGTCGACCACGGGAACTACTACTTCATGTTGGAGCTGCCGCCGGACTTCAGTGAGGCCATCGCCTCACCGCTGACCGGAGAACCCAAGCAGGCCAACCTGGTTGCCGTGTACAACGATGCCAACAACTACATCTCCTCCAGCATCGGGCGCACTGCCATCGATCAGGTCCTCAACGCCGTCTCCACCCGCATCTCCGGACAGGCCGTCAATCAGGTTCTTTCCGTAGTAGTTTCGTCGGGCACCGGTATTCAACAGGCCGCCGACGGCGCTCGACAGCTCGCTGACGGCGCGGCGAAGGTCGATGACGGTGCCGGTCAACTGGCTACCGGGCTGCACACCGCGCGGCCCGGATCGGCGCAACTTGCCACCGGGGCCAAACAGCTGTCCGACGGCATCACCCAAGCTACCGATCCCTTACTCACCGTGAGCAAGGCCGTCGCTAACATCGGCGGAAGCACCGACAAACTGCAGCAGGGCACCGAAGCGCTCCGGCAGGCCAATGATCAAATCGACGGCATCGCAAAAGCACAGGACAGCGCCGCCAATGCACTCACCGCGGTGATCGATCAGCTCGCCGGACGGCAGGATCCGGCCGCCAACACCCTGCGCGGAATACAAGATCAGCTGCGTGAGCATCAGTTCACGCCCCAGGTTCGTCAACAGCTGACCGATGCCGAGAACGCCTCCATCGCGATGACCGAGACACTCCGCGGACCGGGCAGCCCGCTGAAGTCCGCGCTCGATCAGGTCGGCGGCAAGGGGCAGGAACTCACCAACAAGCTCAATCAGATGCGCAACGGGGCACAGCAGCTCGCCACCGGGAACGCACAATTGGCCAGCGGGATCGCCCGAATGGACGACGGTGCGCAACAACTAAAGTCGGGCACCGCGCAGCTGCGGTCTGGTTCGGCCGAACTGGCAACCAAGCTCACCGACGGCGCCAAGCAGGTGCCCACCTGGAGCAATCAGCAGAAGGACGCCATCGCCGACACCATCGGCGGCCCCGTCCATCTGGAGACCTCGCACGAGAATGCCGCACCCAACTTCGGCACCGGAATGGCACCGTTCTTCGTCACGCTCGCCTTGTTCTTCGGGGCACTGGTTCTATGGATGATATTGCGGCCCTTGCAGACTCGGGCCATCGCCGCAGAGATCCTCCCCCTCCGCGTAGCGTTGTCCAGTTATCTGCCGGCCGCAACCATCGGGATCTTCCAAGCGATCATCCTGTACTGCGTGGTCCGATTCGCCCTGGGAATGCATGCCGCGCACCCCGTCGCGATGCTGGCCTTCATGGTGCTGATCTCCTTCGCGTTCGTCGCCGCGACCCAGGCCGTCAATGCGCTGGTGGGGCCTGCCGTCGGCCGTGTACTGCTGATGGCATTGCTCATGCTGCAACTGGTGAGCGCTGGCGGAATGTATCCCGTGGAGACCACGTCGCGGCCGTTCCAGATTCTGCACAAGTACGACCCCATGACCTACGGTGTCGACGGATTACGTCAGCTGATCCTCGGAGGCATCGACGGTCGGCTCTGGCATGCGGTGGTCACGCTGCTCTTCATTCTCCTGGGCGGCCTACTCATCACCAGCCTGTCCGCCCGGCGCAATCAGTTGTGGAATCTGACGCGGCTGCTGCCTTCGATCAAGATGTGAGCTGATCCGCTGCGACGGACTTACGCTGCGACCGCGACATGGCCAGCCGCCGCTCGCGAGTCGTCATCGCACCCCAAACTCCGTGGGGTTCATCAGTTCTTATGGCATGAGCCGCGCACTGCATGCGCACGGGACACTCGTTGCATATCTGCTTGGCCTGCACCTCGTACTGCTTACGCAGGGCACCACGCTGGGTTTCGGCGTAGTAGAAGATATCCGTCGAAACTCCGCGACAGGCCGCTTTGACCTGCCACTCCATTTCGTCCAGCCCCGCTGCCGCGGCGCGAAACTTTGGTCGCGTCACGGCCTTGCTCCAGACCGCCGGCAAGCATTCGGGTGCGTCGAAGCCATCCGCATCCACCGAGTGTGGAACCAACCGCCACCGGGACGCCATGGCCACTGTGGACAAATCGCACCGGGAAATTAATCAGACTGGCTCTAGGATTCGACTGCGCCAACCGCTATCCTGCGCGCGGTCTCGCCTCCACCTGCAGACGCCACAATGGTCCAGGCAGCGATTGTGCTCGCCGCGGCGACGCCAAGACAAATCACGGCGTACCACAGGCTGCCGATCGGATCACCCGTGGCGGTAACGCCGTTCGTGGCCCCGAAGTAGTCCGGTAGCGCGGCGGCCCACAACACCGTCATCACCGTCAGGTAGCCGCCGGCATAGATCAGGATCGCCGGATGCGTGAGGTAGCCATCCGTGCCGTCACGGCGAAGAGCCAACCATTGTTTGATGAGCACGGGTACAGCCAGTGTCACCAGGACGATCAGCTCCAGGGCGTACACAACACCAACCACAGTGGTGCTTCCCGATATCGCGCCCGCGACGGTCGCGGGCAGCGGCAGCACTGCGGTGCCGATCGACGCCAGCACACCAATACTCACCGTGCGCCAGACGATCTGGCCCCCCGTGAAGGATCGCCCCGCGTCCACATGGCGCCCGACAAACATCTGTGCGCAGAACGCCAGGGACATCGGCCATAGCGCGGCGAAAACTACGACACTGCCCATGGGCACCGAGTCGAAGAACGGCTTGTTCAGCGGATTGTCCAGAGTCCATTCCCACCAACGCAATTGGGGACCCAGGTGGTCGAAGATCTCATAGAACGCGTGGTGGATCAGCCCCACGCAGGCCGCGCCGATCAGCGCGCCATAGCGCCGGAAGACTCCGAGCGTCCTGACAATCTCAAAGGCCACCGTCGCCATCATCGGATAGATGGCGATGATGTACAGCGGCAGTCGGCCCCACAGAAAGTCCACCGTGAATACATTGTGCGCGAACATCGTGTCGACGTGATCGCTGATGCCGAACGCACCGGGGAAATACAGCGGCGGCTCAATGATCAACAAGTAGGCGATCGCTCCGAACCACACCGCGATGTTGGTTGGATCGTTGTGGCGGCGCAGTCTGACGATCGCGTAGATCAAGGCCAACACGGCTCCCGCGATCACGGTCAGCTCCAACACCGGTAACGTCCAGTTCTCCAGCGAGAACGGGCTGCGCACCGCGGCGATACCTCCCGCGGTGTCACACGAGAACCCCAGCCGCGCTGCCAATTCGGCGAAAGTCGGCGCACAGAGATCAGACATGCTCAGACTCCCACCCGCGCCGTCTGACCTGCCGTGTACCACTGCGTCACCTC
Coding sequences within:
- a CDS encoding patatin-like phospholipase family protein, giving the protein MTTAFVLSGGASLGSIQVGMLLAMAEAGITPDLIVGTSVGALNGGWISSRPDVDGINGLADLWRSLSRKDVFPTNLSVGFLGFIGQRQSLVSDSGLRRLLKEHLLFRRLEDAPIPLHVVATDVLTGKDVLLSSGNPIDAIAASAAVPAVLPPVRIVGRDLMDGGVVNNTPLSHAVALGATEIWVLPTGYACALTETPRGAVAMALHAMTLAINQRLVADVSRFEGSVDLRVVPGLCPVRTSPADFSHADELIGRAREQTRRWLLMPRFKINQADLLEHHHN
- a CDS encoding NAD-dependent epimerase/dehydratase family protein — encoded protein: MGDSQILVTGAFGLVGSQVVATLAAQGYPVVATDLRTSANLRSAQRLPRGAEVRWADLTSGAEVESLLGSVAPRAIVHLAALIPPFCYMNRSLAQQVNVEAVGHLIAAASRLPSPSRFVLASSVAVYGARNPYRDNELLTANTPVCPSDLYGAHKVAAEELVRASGLDWVVLRLGGVLTAAPRWSIDPNLVRFEAVLPADGRIQTVDVRDVASAFCAAITTSHIGEVFLIGGDESHRTTQLAVASETAAAMGLAGGIPPGRRGDPDKDGAWFATDWMDTQRSQEVLAFQSHSLHAMHAETSAAVGWRRAPLRLLVPIVRAGLKSRSPYRGLGGQFADPWRAIERCWGDPRY
- a CDS encoding nitroreductase family protein, whose amino-acid sequence is MELYDVMRTTFAAREFTGEPLPDNVLDRILDNARFAPSGGNRQAGHIIVVNDPNMRESLAKATAPGARRYFAQIKAGESPWNPVSPTTVSAASIAATAVPESVLSPLRTASVVLVVCVDLRLIAATDQDLHRVGVISGASIYPLVWNILLSARAEGYGGTLTTMAVAQEPQVRDLLGIPDTHAVAAVLPIGKPVKQLTKLRRNGVDEFVTRERFDGAPYLTGNS
- a CDS encoding FAD-dependent oxidoreductase, whose product is MSEKTTCVVVGGGPAGIFAGLLLARAGVEVVVLEKHGDFLRDFRGDTVHPSTLQVLDELGLFERFDKLPHTKLQRMMVTTPDGRRVPMADLTRLRTPHPYIAMVPQWDLLDMLAEAGREEPDFDLRMRHEVTGLLWDESGRVAGVQYESPDGAGELRADLTLVCDGRWSLCRREAGLVPREFAVGTDIWWFRAPRVPGIGEELVPRFKDGKLLGIIPRQGYLQIPQFIRKGDDARLRARGVEAFRRDLADVVPELADVVDEIESMDEVKLLDVRVNRLSRWYTDGLLCIGDAAHAMSGLGGVGINLAVQDAVAAARILAEPLRHKRLTREDLAAVQGRRMFPAVVTQAVQLVAHRYLLDPIFTGRKLSGAGRLLPIISRFRWLTVIPAYFIGIGVRPEHAPDYARRAAAVVSA
- a CDS encoding TetR/AcrR family transcriptional regulator; protein product: MTSAKAATHVTEDLVNAALQAAHTLGKDVADVPLVEVARAAGVSRSTLLRRLGGTRQALDAAVRETGVDPGGRAPVRERATFAAAELIDERGLAAVTLEAVAARADCSVHSLYATFGGRDELMRATFDRFGPIVDIEDTVADPSADTEEKLHRIYQRLAEAFSHKPRVMPAMYAEIISRPSDPSVRKLIEHNAPRMLASVGQWLSSEIAAGRIRDLPVPVLTQQLIAPVVMHTAFRPAAEGVLGLDFPDIQEVCKMFAEAFLHGVRVPAAPRG
- a CDS encoding MBL fold metallo-hydrolase, whose product is MSGIERVITRGTFELDGGSWEVDNNIWIVGEGDDVVVFDAAHSAEPIIEAVAGRNVVAVVCTHGHNDHITVAPELGQALDAPVLLHPGDEVLWRMTHPDKDFRKVQDDMVLPVGGLELHALHTPGHSPGSVCWYAPELRSVFSGDTLFQGGPGATGRSFSDFPTILRSISGRLGPLPEDTVVYTGHGDTTTIGDEIVHYDEWVARGH
- a CDS encoding GlxA family transcriptional regulator, giving the protein MSDERLVMIVVFDGMKLLDLAGPAEVFAEANRFGANYRLVVASVDGQDVATSIGSPFSVAATIDSIESADTVLVAGGDVLIGRPLDTALVDALGHVQARCRRIASICTGAFLLAQAGVLNDRRATTHWRHTGLLQRAFPNTTVEPDAIFVRDANVFTSAGVSAGIDLALALVEDDHGSDMVRDVARSLVVYLKRAGGQSQFSVFVESAPPAGSALRPATDAIAADPAADHSVAKLAARAALSARQLTRLFHTELGITPARYVELVRIDTARGALDAGSTVAEAARIAGFGSSETLRRVFVGELGVSPKAYRDRFRTAAR
- a CDS encoding 2OG-Fe(II) oxygenase, which codes for MSSWRERVDGTDWCRVQADLDALGCAITGQLLTAGEAAEIAGLYSDASRFRSTVNMSRHRFGEGEYRYFAQPYPEAVVALKHALYPRLLPIARDWWGRLGRRAPWPDDLDQWLRMCHDAGQDKSTVILLKYGVGDWNALHRDLYGELIFPLQVVVNLSTPDVDHTGGEFLLYEQRPRAQSRGTAVTIPHGHGLVFTTRDRPVQSVRGWSAAPVRHGVSVIRSGTRYTLGLVFHDAA